The following nucleotide sequence is from Triticum dicoccoides isolate Atlit2015 ecotype Zavitan chromosome 7B, WEW_v2.0, whole genome shotgun sequence.
AGCAGGTTTTTTGCGCTGCGCACAACCCTTGCAGCTTTTCTgtatttctttttctccttttattATGTTACAAAAGAAATGGCCTCTAACGGCCCGAACAAAATGCTTGCAGCGATCCTCAGCGTTCATTCCATCCCACGAACAAGACCGTGCAGAGCCTGGACTATGCCCTACTAGCTTATCCAGCTGACCACCTCCATCGTGCCATCCCACGACCTGGCCAACCGAAACACGATGAGAAAGACGCCTAACCAGCTAATTATGCACATGTGCAGTGAGTATGCAAACCTTTGCCATGGCACACTTATTCACAGCAAAACAGCTGCCATGGCAGTGAAAAAGCTCTGCCAAGCACTAAATAAAGACAGCACAAGTTTATCCAACATGAAAAGATGAAGAACAGCAGCAAGCTTATAACTTGATGAATAATGAGCACTGCACATATGCTAGCGAGTAGGTATTAGGAACTTGCATTTTGGGGTCAGACCTAGATCACCTTAGGTGTGTAGTATAACCCAAGTTATCAAGTGGCCCAAGTACAAGTAAACTCCATAATTTGTAGTAGGTGAGAAATAGAACATAAGGTCCCTTATAATCCCACAAAAAAAGCAGAATCAAATAACCCTACAGCGAAAGCTTCTGTTTGCAATGCAACTTTAGAAAAAAGTTAAGAACATTCAGTAAAAATACTCATCATGTAACTGCAAGCAAGGTAGAACTCTCCCACGAAAGCTGTATCAGAGGACAATCACCAACCGCACCTGCAATGGCCGTAAGATCATTGCTGACCAGAGCGACGAAATGCAGCGGGAAGGACCCAGGTTGGCACCAATCTGTGTTACTGGCTTCCAGTTTTCAAGAGCCACGAACTTGTCGAATGGTTGTTAGCTCTCTGCCATAGTTGCGCTGCAGCCCAAGGTTGTTCAGACTGATAACTTGGGAAGTATATGTGGTTGCTCCTCCCTCCCCATCTCTCCGGGTTCATGAACGACAACGCCTCGCATCGCCCGTTGGCGCTGACAAAGATGGCCCAGTTATTCAACCTGTCCACCTTCACccaccttgccttcttcttcctggcGTCCAGCGACTCGAGCTTGAAGGCCTTGAAGTGGAATGCCTCCGGGCTTATCCTTCCTGCTGCCTCAAGTTTGATTAAGAGAAGCACGTCCCACACCACAAGCCATGTTTTTTGATTTGTCCAATAGCGATCTTCAGTTCTATCTTCCTCGAACACAACTTCAAACTTCTGAATCAAGAGACTGGGCGAAAATTGTACAATGCAGAAGGACCCGAAAGACCCTAGGGTGTATGTTTTGCCCTTGAAGGCTATGATTTGTTCAATCCTAAGAAAAGGAACTTTCGGATAGTGTTCCAACCAAGAGTCGCTCCCGATGCGCCACTGAAACAGATAACCTCCGCTGCCGACGAGGAGATGCGAGTCAGCGGATGCAACAGGGGCAGTCAAGGTGACATAGCTGGTGCGAATGAAGTTGTCTGACTTAAGGCAAGGAGGCACAACCTTAGCGCCGCTGAACGCATTAACAATGTAGAACCCATCATCGTCACAGAAGATGAGGTGGCCGTAGGAGCAGCGAAGAAAGAACATGCTTCTGAGGTCACTCAAGGAAAGCAAACTGGGATAGGATGAGGCAGCAGCAGGATCAGCCAATCTCCACGTGCATTCGTGGAAAAGGGTCCAGTAGTCATAGTCATACCAGGGATACCGTTGGATGTCAGTGCTCGGGTGGAGGAGGAGAGGCTACAAAGAGGACGTGTGCGCTGAGAAATCACGCCAGGGACGACAGGTGGAACCAACGGCGAGGAGGTCGCGGAACGAGCTGAGGAGAGCGATGATGGGTTGAAGCTAGTCGTCCGGGAGCTCGGCCCATCCACGTAGCCCAGATGAGGCAGAGGCATAGCATGTTCTCTTCGCCCTGATTTGCACAGCGCTCTCCCTGTTCGACAAGGAAAATTCAGGAGAAAGGTTAGACATGCGCAGCAAGGTATAGTAGTTGTACAAAAAGGAACTGGAGCTACCAAGATTCAATAAACATGATTTGTGTGTATCGTTCAAATATCACCGCGTCACTACAATTACATCATACACTAAAATTAACAAAGATACTGAACGCCTtaagttgttttcttttggttgAAAAAGAGAGTTTCCTCTCCGATTTCCATTATCAGTAATCACCAAGTCCTACAAACCCAGACCGAAATTACAGATAACGCTGCTGACCTACACCACATCGACAGATCCAATGATCCGCGCCCCTGAAACAATGTAGGAAACTAGGCACCCCCTACTCATCAGGATTGCAACCTCCCAGCCTGCAAAAGAAACTAAGTCTAAACACACACAGTCACCTATCACCTTAAGTTGTTGCTCCTCAGAATAAAATTAACAactactccttccgttccaaaatagatgactcaacttagtACTAACTTAAGTTAGTactaagttgagtcatctattttggaacagagggagtacatagatGCATGCTACACGGGCGGTAGATAGACAGGCTGTTAGAGTTTCATATAATTCTTCGCGTCTACTGAACAATACACACCACGATCGCCTATTTCTCAAACTAATAGTGTATCTGGCAAGTCTTGCTACTGGCTGAAAAATGAAAGCAGAGTATAATTCTTCGCGTCTACTGAACAATACACACCACGATCGCCTATTTCTCAAACTAATAGTGTATCTGGCAAGTCTTGCTACTGGCTGAAAAATGAAAGCAGAGCACATATGATTCTCCCTCTGTTATTATCTGCAATGTTGGACATCTAAAGCAgggaaagtctcaatctggattgtTTTTCTTCTTCGAGAATAAGCAGAATCCATCTACGACTTAACTATATCTACCCAATTTAGTTCCATATATCGAGTTGTGATTAATCTTGGAGATGTAAGGCGGATCTGATGCGACATCCGCAGGGGAACGGAAACTGGACAGGAAGCAGAACGAGAGGGACAGAGAGATGGAGTACAGGACGAGGTAAGGGTTGGGGGTATTACGTAGGCGATGAGGACGAGGACGCAGCAGCCGCCGACGCCGAGGAAGAAGGATGCGCGTCGATCTCCAGCGGCGGCGCCCCGCCGTTTCTTCCAGCTCTCCCGAAGGGCGGCCTGTAAAACAGTGCGGTACAGAACTACAGACCAGCTTTTTTTTAACCTGGATATTTCCTTCTTGCGGTTATAAGAGCATCTCTACCAGACCCATTGAAAGGTTTTTAAAAGTCTATTTAGTTACGGCCGAATAGATACTGTAAAAATAAATTGTAAAACTGGGATAAGAACTCCTTCCTCCAGCCTAGCCGGCGCCGCCCCTTCCCCCAGCCGGTCGCGCCAGCCACGCCGGTAGTGCCTCATCGCCCGCCGGCTGCGTCATGCTCCGTTGCCGGCCACACTGCGCGAGCTGTGCCCCTTTGTCGGCCGCGAAGGGAGGGATTCCGGCGGCCAGGCTGAGGTCACGGGAGGCCACGATGAGGtcgacactagtgcagaaccgggctttagtgccggttcgtaagggcctttattgCCGGTTCcaaaaccggcactaaagagtggagactaaagccccccccccccctcttcactACCGGttcggtacgaaccggcactaaagtgccaccacgtggtacGAGCCAGACCCGGGTGCTggtagaccattagtaccggttggtaacaccaaccggtactaaatgtttgggggttttggttttatttcTTACTTTTCATTAATTTTGTGTttaccatttaattcttttttgtttgctgttaTTTTACGATGCTACATActatacacgttatgcatatatataaatagattttctcatagaaccgcatatatatataaatatatatcatcgaatgtctcacaaccaacaccattaatttttcacacatagacatgcatatatatatatatacaatttctcctacatgttgccttggtgccttcggagcacgatgacaagtggttcatggggcggtagcgggtaatagtattctcctttgtgaTCTATGagttggtcgagcaaaaatcccgctattttctcttgaagtgctagtatgcggtccattggtaggagctgctcccgcacctctctgaactgttaagaaggagatcaatatgcatgtgtattagttgtgtgactagatatatcgataatggtgtgaatagtgttctgacaaacgtacccagtcctgtctttgagatttgctcatttcggacgccatcatgcgaatgttctcgcaaacgtagtatgcacatagatcatttccctgcgcctgcttcagggcctttacgagaatggaattgaatcagataataattaatcaagcatgataattaattaatggtattgaaacaagaattaaagagatgatagctagctaggtagctagtactacttaattacttacctttggtcgataccaaaacagcttttttgcccatttgcctagagtcaccttgatgaactttgcccaacccCTGCccaccggcaaagaaaattaataaaggggttattaaatagttcatatcaggaaatgacgaactaaataggccgagatatagttaataatgattgaaattacctgttgactatccccttcacgatgatgtagtcactttcttctttaagtagtgagttcagtacttcaacttttccttcctcaactttaatgtctaacaagattcagtggaaactgcatgcgcacacgtttgcatgtcttaattaagcgggcatatgtgcataacactaatcaactaccgtaaaccctatacacttaattattaacatctagctagctagtaagcaaaaatagaatttgtagtacaagacagcgtgactcacatgaagttgtaaggaagtagtacatcttcattggtattgaggcgcttgaagaactctagcatgctttcctctaaacttgCTCGATAAGTTGGAAGATTCCATGTGTacacattaatggtatttgggtcaatgaacccaatgccatagcgtccagattttttcatttcatacatcttcatcctgcatataataccacagaaaagaatatagtgaggataattattacatgtaatgattgatcaaaatgatcactacagctagcttgagacttaaagtacagaaagaaatcacttagagacaatagcaactgatgatagatttgtcgagtgcgtcttgcactactaggaaaaggcctactaatggcgcaccggttttgcctactaatggcgcactaccggtgcaccattagtatcacaccactagtattttttactaatggcgcaccactgatgcgctattagtatctggtatactaatggcgcaccaagcagtgcgccattagtatgtaacaccatgcgccattagtatgcctcccggggggccatacgtaaccatgtgctttgtcatactaatggcgcactctgtggtgatgcgccattggtatcctttggcatactaatggcgcaccttgaggtgatgcgccattagtatgaatatttgttttttttacttttctaatttttgcacaggttacaaaatatattttggacaaaatatagacagcagcacacaacaacagcagattcatcgaatacaatagaagattagtcttcgaatacaattcatcatattagtctccgaattcaaaagaccgaacaaagataaaacattacaagcctcaagaccacgagtatcgagtttgtcttcacattacaagtcgatatcgatcatctaaactaccatcacatagaagagagctgcggtcatcacgatgagcatcatcgcgatcaaactggtcttcatccggttcctccaacgctccctcctctctcctgctagatagcgggcgtatctagatttggcctccgccctagtggtgtaccctttgtaattgttaccgctgaaacggtgaacctgtctccgacactcctcccagtcgtcgtagactccggaaaccttacccttgtacacgagatatgacggcatctctatgcacaagccaaacaacagacaatacataagcaatatgtaagtatgcaacaaaaggatgggaagagaaaagcaagacattaattgcacgattcatggtcctactaataaatagcatcgattacatctaagttgaatgactgtccaaaccaaagagacatacgaattcattaaagtttaatttcaacatgagccaatcaatgtttcagaactacacatcactactttcgactcgactcatcggacaggagcatggatgaagccgtcgtctgccgtgatggtcatgaaatcgcggtcgttgtcaccctgcatttgtagcgttccatctatctcactgttggacggttgatatctgaggaagaactgccccgaggtatgaaggacatcttgatggatgatgtccgcaaactccgactggatgcgaaagaattcttgtttgaggtccgcgtcctggattgccgacaagctcgcggcccaatctttgagattatctagtagcagaaggtgatgatggtcccttacgatcgcccgcatgtgatggagggcgtagtaggcatccttctgactgccaagcggctgcttgacgcagcagaacttcgtattgtgtgagaaggtgtgcttgccgtacttacgaactgccctggtgaaggtgcctccagacttggcgtagccggggagaacatcatcaagaattttcttgacatttgtgtagtctatcttggagttacggttcgggtcgaaatacgtggccatggaatatttcgggcttaagaggatgagtgtgcaatgtgtgtcactgcacagaacacagaatgttagaaaaaaaagaacgaccgaaatctaagaaatcatatgttacggggcggttaagggatgacttactcgggaaagtaagccacaaggaagttatccttatctgggtttgccagaatgacgccttcgaggtatgaactcgcaacttggtggtccccagtgctgctcaagtgcttggcacacatgtagaaggggtctcctatcacgatgtccggggtcttgtctctaatgatccgcatctccatactcagcgaaaacagccgaacgaaggtgtagtgcagcggattaaggttaaacatagcaaagatgtcatcaaaccgcaggacgatcgtacccccaatgTCACCATCcataaagcccttgccctctggcaccttggccacaaaaaccgagtatgccacatcattctctctgagacgctgcttctccaaagaaagaacactgtcgtgcagactccgcatagcaccggttgcagcattgagcatatttggcggtagcatcgccctacccgccacatgcaccctcctcgaaatatccttaggtgaaggtggcccatcctgagcacggatcgaactcggtgccggctggctcgcaccggcgcccttgttagtctttcgtttccgtcccttcttcttgatctcctgtaatgggaccgagttctgctcacagaccgccttcttgagcgtgttggggctgataatatttcgcacctcagctatctgaggctcggtgaaggcgggagctggaggcgtctcctgagaactgaacgccagacgacgcctgttgcaattggatttctccgccgtaccagctagatcgcggtcgtcttggttgggttcttgagaaagaggcccgcagaactcatcagcatacccatgttcggcaaagtacttatcgactttggtaaatgtaccgtcgtcgttgtcgtcgtcgtccagatcctgtgccatagggatgtccggatcctgtgccatagggatgtccggcatagggatgtccggcaggtccggtaacgttgcggcgttcttggcatgacttggcgccggcacgactggcggtcttgtctgtggggtggtgtcccctgcccccaaacgaatctggctcttcggcggtggagcgggggttgCTCGTCNNNNNNNNNNNNNNNNNNNNNNNNNNNNNNNNNNNNNNNNNNNNNNNNNNNNNNNNNNNNNNNNNNNNNNNNNNNNNNNNNNNNNNNNNNNNNNNNNNNNNNNNNNNNNNNNNNNNNNNNNNNNNNNNNNNNNNNNNNNNNNNNNNNNNNNNNNNNNNNNNNNNNNNNNNNNNNNNNNNNNNNNNNNNNNNNNNNNNNNNNNNNNNNNNNNNNNNNNNNNNNNNNNNNNNNNNNNNNNNNNNNNNNNNNNNNNNNNNNNNNNNNNNNNNNNNNNNNNNNNNNNNNNNNNNNNNNNNNNNNNNNNNNNNNNNNNNNNNNNNNNNNNNNNNNNNNNNNNNNNNNNNNNNNNNNNNNNNNNNcggcggtggtggagcgggggcgggtgcggggggtgctcgtcgaCGGCGCTGGAGCGGGggagggatcgagatcgagatggagggggatagcgatcgagatgtagggggatcgagatcgagatggagggggaatccagatcaagatggaggggtgtcgagatcgagtgtcctcatgaattcaaaaagtgcccatgaaatttaaaatattcatgatatcaaaaagtgcccatgaaatacaatcgagaaatgaaggctacgatttaaatacaattgatcttagctagctatctgttcacaatcttcttgcccttctttttcgcaaatggagttcttctgtggaacggacgtcctttaggtagggtggtcctgcttcttcttgtggtgtgtgctgctacttcatcgtcttcgtcatgtttgatctttgggtcaccgtacttgtcgaagtcttgctcattggctactccatccattccgatgatcttccttttgcctctcctcacgacaacatgactgggctttgacgggttggtaatgaagaatcattggtccacttgggaagccagtacccatggctcattttttgcggtgacgtttgcgcccgcggtcttggatttggcttcgggtataaccatggtggtgaaataccggtcttcttttagggcgctcttggcccatctgacacggaacatcgggaccttctctccagcgtagctcagctcctagatctcctcgatccttccgtagtatctgtccttgtcattaccggtgtaggattccatcattaccccggagttctgataaccatcgctcttcatgtccttgttcttggtgtagaatgtgtagccgttgatatcgtacgcctcataggtcatcaggttgtgctcggcgccctgtgacaaggagaatatgagttgttcttccgcggaagaatcctcatgtaaagggtacgatagaagcttctgcttgaaccaacgcgtgaaacatgagttgtgctctttgattatatctccgtccgtcctctgttggcctcggtcattgtacgtcttctcaataaaggttttgtgctctaccacccaaggagagaccacgtctatgtgttgtagcacgactaggtttgctctttcaaagtcggcgagtcgaccctcgaagtcgacatgcatttcgcggcgaccctcacggtgaccccatccagcgagcctgccgaggtgcctgttgacgggcaggccaacggggttctcgatgcctagataattcgtgcagtaggagatgcactcttcggtcagaaagcccctggctatacttccctctggacgtgacatgttgcgaacgtatcctttgatgacaccattcatcctttcaaatggcatcatgctgtgcaggaacgtcggcccgagttggatgatatcctccatgatatggaccagcagatgcacaataacgtcgaagaatgagggcgggaagtacatctcaagctcgcatagtatcaccacgatctcttcctgtagccttctgagttgcctcacgccaatcgacttccgagagatgacgtcgaaaaagttgcataggccaaatagcttttcacggacgtgcgcgtccatgatcccacggattgcatctggaagtatctgcgtcatcagcacgtgacagttgtgagacttcatcccgctgaacttctgcttcgctgggtctaggtatctgcttatcttccccgcgtaaccgtaaggaagttttactcctaccaggaaggtgaaaaactgctcgatctcctcctgacttagagtgaagcacgcgggagggtagtcatttccggtcttcttggcctttttgcctttgcgacgactttctgtgtcctgcttcgcctcatcatcatcatcatcatcattagcgtgaagctcctgcctgatgcccattgatttcaagtctgcccttgctttcggcccatctttggtcctctctggcatgttgagcagggtaccaagcagactctcgcacacgttcttcgtgatacgcatggcatcaaggctgtgaggcacacggtggatcttccagtacggcaagtcccagaaaacagacctcgttttccataccttcagctgcggctctggcgcctttcgcttctttcccagctctggtgccttttgcttctttcccggcagtgggcaatctctccaatttttcaacagctcgtctatttcctcgccgctcctcgtacacgggcgttttcggggttcggtttcaccatcgaacactacaagaaacctgttaatacATGACGGATTTCCCATGACGTCTTAAGAATCCGTCATGAACTGGCCCGGTACAACTACCAAGCCCGCTGAAGCCCGCACAAGCCCACCTGACCCATTCCACGTATAAAAGCTAACCCTAGGTCTCTCCCTGCCCCCATCTCTTTCTCCCTCCACCGCCGCCCATCATCTTCTCTCTTCTCCCAGATCCCCTCGTCCCCTAGCCCCCCTTGTCCCCCCGCACCCACACAGTTCCGATAGTGCCTCCTTGATCCACCCCATCCCCACCTCCACGATTGATCGATTGCGTCCTCTTTCATCCGCAACCTCCCCCGTCCTCAATACCATGGCCACGGGTCGATGCTGCATATCTGGCGCGCGCAGATCCACACGGAGCTCAACCCCGACGTAGGCCTCATCTGACCGGGGTGACCGTGGGGTGGCCGGTCTACCACAATTTCACCCTGGAGGCCGCAGTGTACCCTAGTCGCCACTGGTTTGTGTTGTTACTGCTGCCCCTCCTTTTAGCTTCCTCAATACCATGGCCTCATTGCTGCTGCAACGACTGGTTCATTTTGCCTACGCTGGTAGCCATCCTAGGCATTCGTGGGCAAGGTTGGAAGGGTAAGGCTGGTGCGTGGTCCCCTCAGTCGATTCCTAATCGTGACTACTGCCTTCTCCAACTCGCAGGGTGCATTGTGTGTGCATGCTGACATAGCGGTGGTAGTGGCAATCGATTGTCTGACGTGTCTACGAGTGAGATGTGCGTGCGTGCATCAGCTCGTGTGTTGTGTGTGCGGGCTTACTCTCTGAATCTTTTAGCACTGAATTTTCTTTGTATCTTGTACACTGCAGGTAATCAAGTAGAGATAAACCGCACATGTTCGTCAAATGGCTGCACATGTGATGTTCTATCAAGATCTAATTCAGTTAGTTCTCTACCAAATCTAATTCAGTAGATTTTTCTGACAATTTGGTGTACCTCTGTTCTCTAAATAAATCAATATAATCAAGTGTTCAATATGCATTGAGTTTATTTTCTATCGAAGTACCGGTTCAGTGAATCAATGTAACCAAGTGTGGTGAATAATTTCATCAAATAGGTCTCGAAGACATGATTTCTGTTAGTGTATTAACGTGACGACATGTTCTGTTTAGTGTTTTCTCCATAGGCATTTCCCTTTTGTCCTTGTTATCCCATGTAGCTCGGTGAATATATGTACCAGAATTAGTTTAATCTGTATCTAAGAAGAAAATTACATTATCTGTGGTATGAACTTCATTACTGCCTTGATGTCTTGTTCAAACCTGACTTTGTAATAGACTTGTATAAATAATCATTTCATTTTCCCTTCTTCTATGGGTTTGCAAGCTACTAGTTTAATTGATCCCGAGTTTTTCCCCTATTATAGCAGAGGTGATGTATCTGTACTATTGGATTTTCGAAAATGCATGTGCACTGAATTGCAATCTCAAGGAGCAATGGAAATGAAGATTGTGCGCTTTTCTTTAAGATTACTAATAGATGGTATATTATTTTTGTTTATGATTTAGGAGTGTTCGATATGCTACAAGTGCATTTGTTCAGTCTCGAAATTTCAGTGCTATTACCAGAATATTCTCTATTTCTCAGTATTATTCGCACCATGTCACTAGTGAAAGCCTACTGgaaagaaaaaataatcaatggtGTGCTACATTAAACTAAAATGTTATGTGTACGACCAGAACTAAAGGAAAAAAGGATATAGTTATATTCCCTTgaattatttactttaaacattttCATATGAGGGCTCTTTACAGAAAGCAACTCAGGTTCATTTAGAAAATCATGTCAATATATTTTTTGCATATCATAAACATTGTTAGCATTATATTAGTTTAGTCAGTTCATTGTCTTGTACCCTTTTTTATAATACTtctccttttattcattttattgtaaaGACAATAATAAGGAAGTGGCATGTATAAAATTTCATGTGCCAATGCTACAACATCAAAATTTCAAACAATTTAGGCTCAAAGTCTAGAGACAATGGGTTTCATAATTTATTGTCCCTAAGTAAAGGTTGACTAATGAATATGGAAAATATGTAGTTGAATTAGGAGAGTTAGAAAAGCATGCTAACAATATGTTTCGTATATATGTTATGAATTTATGATACGCCTTCTCTGTCTCAACTCTTTATGCTATTTCATGTCAATTCAACACTAGCAGCCCTTTGTGACTTTTGAACTTTGAGGGTATGAACTAACTTTTTTGGATCGAGAAAATTGTGTGACTTGTATTCCATCTCATATTCAAGTGCAGGCTAAGATAATATGTACTTTGTATGCCATGAAGTCTAATCAGTAAATGGAAGAATGCAT
It contains:
- the LOC119340166 gene encoding uncharacterized protein LOC119340166, with translation MFFLRCSYGHLIFCDDDGFYIVNAFSGAKVVPPCLKSDNFIRTSYVTLTAPVASADSHLLVGSGGYLFQWRIGSDSWLEHYPKVPFLRIEQIIAFKGKTYTLGSFGSFCIVQFSPSLLIQKFEVVFEEDRTEDRYWTNQKTWLVVWDVLLLIKLEAAGRISPEAFHFKAFKLESLDARKKKARWVKVDRLNNWAIFVSANGRCEALSFMNPERWGGRSNHIYFPSYQSEQPWAAAQLWQRANNHSTSSWLLKTGSQ